The genomic region AATTAACTACTTTACTAGTAATTTTTACATTGtgcaattgtaattttttttatccgTTGTGTGGTTAACCTTTCTTTTCCATCTTATACTTTTTTGCTAGGTTGTTTTCACTAATTCTCCAATGGCTGATGTTGTTTCTGGTGTGGCATCAACACTCTTAGGCAATCTAGCAACAAAATCTTTTCAAGAGATTGCTCTGGCATGTGGTCTTAAAGATGATGTAAAAAAGTTTGAAAGTTCTTTGAGAATCATCAAAGCATATCTCATAGATGCTGAGAACAAGCAAGCAAAAAACCACAGTATAGATGAGTGGTTGAAGCAACTCAGAGAGGCATTTGATGAAGCTGGTGACATATTAGATGAAATAGAGTATGAAGCAAAACTTAATGAAGTGGTCAAAATGTATGGAAGCATTTGCACGAAGGTCCGCCGGTTCTTCTCATATACAAGTAATCCACTTGCATTTCGCATCAGGATGGCTCACAAAATCAAAGATATGAAACAGAAGATGGATGAAAAAATAAGAGAAGGGAGAGACTTGGGTATAGTTGAACAATATGTCAACACTCCAACTCTTGAACACAATTTACCATGGCGAGAAACTGCTTCTTCATTGTCTTCCCGTGTGTGTGGTAGACTTGAAGAGAAAGAGGAGATTATAAAGTCATTGATGACACAAAAATCAGAAGCTAATAGTATTGATGTGATCTCAATTGTTGGGATCGGAGGTTTGGGAAAAACTACACTTGCACAAATGGTTTACAATGATATCTCAGTGAATGAGCATTTTGATCCCTTAATCTGGGTGTGTGTATCTGATGATTTTGATGTCAAGAAGCTAATACAAAGAATCATTCATGTGGCCTCAAAGGGAGAGAATTTCGTGGATGCAAATTCTAGTTTGGAATATATGATATCTCTTCTCAAGCGAACGTTGTGTGGTAAAAAATTCTTACTCGTGTTAGACGATGTTTGGAATGAAATCCACAGCAAATGGAATGAATTGAGAAATCACTTGTTAGGAGTAGGTGGTGACAAAGGCAGCAAAATTATAGTGACCACTCGTAGCAGAAATGTTGTTGACATTGTGGGGAGTAATCTTGTAATAAAATTAGAAGGACTTCCTGAGAATGAATGTTGGAGGCTGTTTACAAAATGTGCATTCCaagaagagaaggaagaagagaagtaCCCAAGGCTAAAGCAAATTGGGGAGCAAATTGTTAAAAAATGCAAAGGGGTGCCCTTGGCTATAACAACTTTGGGTTGCTTGCTTAGATCAAAATCCCATGATGAAAATGAATGGAGAAAAATAAGGGATAGTGAGGTGTGGAATCTCAATCAAGAAGAAAGTGACATTTTGCCATCACTCAAATTGAGTTACAATCACTTGCCACCAGAAGTAAAGCAATGTTTTTCATACTGCTCTTGTTTTCCAAAGGATTATGAATATGATGGTATTGAGTTGATTATGTTCTGGATGGCTCATGGACTCCTCCAACCTTCACGCGAAGAGGAAGATGCAGAAGATATTGGAGAGTTATATCTTAAAAAGCTTGTTTCAACATCTTTACTTCAAATTGATGAAGTATATTCTTTCTTGTTTCCCAAGATTGGAAATTTGATGGCATTTAAAAATCTCAAAATGCATGATCTTGTACATGATCTTGCAAAATTAACAATGAAAGAGTCAAGCAGAACAAGAACCGTTGTGCAAGAGGGGCAACAAGAAGCATCAATAGAATGGACCTCCGAGAAGTTCAACTATCTGAGGGTGTTGCACCTAACAAAAGATATGGAGTTGAGCTCGTTTCCTGATGATTGCTTTGCCACAATGAAGAAGCACCTGAGATATCTCTTTCTTGGAAATTGTCCTAGTTTGAAAAAGCTTCCTGATTCCATTTGTAAGCTTCAAAGTTTGCAGAGTTTGGGCCTTCATTGTGACAGCCTTCAAGAACTTCCCAAAAACATGAACAAACTCATCTATCTACAATATTTGCTTTTGATGGGAATCAAAATTACAAGTTTGTCTTCAATGAATATAGGGCGCTTCCAACAACTCAAATTCTTGTATCTTTTCAATTGTTCAAGGTTAGTGTCCGTACCAAGTGCTGTTGGTCGCTTGACTACTTTAAAGAAGCTGGTCTTTCTTTGGTGTGAAGAGCTGGTGAATTTTGAGGATGAGGAGGAAGAAGGAAAGCAACATGTGCAAGTAAATAATTTAAACCTTCAATTATTCTCAATCGCTGGATCAAAAAAGTTGAATGCTTTACCAAAATGGCTTGAAAGAGCTACTAAATTGCAATATTTGAGTATAAGCATAACAGGGATAAAATCATTGCCCACAAGGTTGTCGATGACCTCTCTTGAACAACTTTATATCGATCGGTGTGAAGAAATGTCATCTCTTCCTAACATGGATCAAACTCATCATCTTCAATATTTAAAGATATATTATTGTCCCGAATTATATGAAAGGTACAATGAGGAGACAGGTCCAGATTGGCTCAAAATTGCTCATATCCCACAATGCGAGGTTAGTTCAAATAATCTCTCTCATAATATTACAAATCTAACCATActggtttattattattattattatttcaatttttgcATGAATAATTAATTGTTGGAATTTTAATTAACCAGTTAGTGTTATATCTTACTCTCCATATAATTAATTCTAGAACTTTTTAAATTGACAATAtaattttctttctaaataattgggtataatttatatataaaaggtATGGTAGAGTGAACTAATTAGTCCTTATAATATGGAATACTTCCAAATTTTGAAAATGCAATATAATATAGGTTATAAATTTATACTTTCAACTTGAGTCACACCCTAGACatgtttcattttaattttaagaaaATAATGATATTAAgatattaaaatcaaaatttttattaaatgaaataaaattccTTCTGTTAGTCTGTTggtaaaaattttttcaaagttaGTTAATCATTGCTTTTAGttataaagatttttttttttttaacttttccgATTGTTCATATCACATTGGTCAAATTCTTTCTTTTGGAGGGTGcgtaaattgaatttttttaaataataaaaattaaattttaaatttttacgtTATAAAAATTATGATATTATATTATAATActattaaaaaaaacataaactgATAAAAAATATACACAAACAATTAtatctaacaataataataattattagtaATTCATACTAGTATATATAATTTGGATTCTACGATAATTATTATTATGGTGATTAtatattgttaaaattaaaattatatatgtaacaccgtaatattcaaatccttatactcgagtcataagttaataataataagGTGGTATAACTCTCAAAGGGGAATTTTAACACATAATTACAAAtaaaattgaaaggagtattaatcgagaagcttgaaaagagtaaaaataaaatcgcgaattCGTAGCGCTCACGTATCgacagtgaagaagaagaaagcagttCTTGTCAATTGTTTGAATTTCTTTTTAATAATCTTTCTAAATAAATACATCAAATCGATTAACATTATTATGGCTGCAGCACATGTCTTGAATTTTAGTTATGAATCTTAATATTACCGCTAATAATGGTAACTCTTTCAATTACTACGTATTATGAATTATTGTATTGAAAAGCACAATAAGCTAATTATTATGTGAAATACAAAGAATGAATAACTCTTAATCATTTGAATATTGACTATACATTATTTAAAATGAgcacaaaattttattattattgtaattatAGGAGTTGATGCATGAATCTTTATTTTTGGATAGTGAAATACTTTTTTATTGTCAATTGACAGAAAATGGAAATttagaaaattataaaacaatttaattatatttagtaTATATATGCATGGTTGAATTAAAGCTCAagttattttaatttcataaGCACTAGTCTGTCTAGTGGCCATGAATTATTGCTTTGTTGATAATAATAGCATTATCTTTGCCTAATGGTTGTGTTCTAATAATTGCTTTGTTTGGCAACTTAGATCATATCTTTGAAGGAGCAGATTGAGAAGATTATTGACATGAATAGGAAGTCATTGATAAAGCTTAGAAATCAAGCAAGAGTAGACACCACAACTAACTCACAATCTTAAGATGATAACTTAATGAGTTTCTCATCTTATAAATTTCtcactttttcttattttctttgatgtGAGACTAACTCTatgcactcctcacacttgcaatacTAACTGTCTTTAGCTACAACTACTTTATAAATGCTTTAATTTGTGTGGTTCGATTGGTTTTGTATGTCCCATTTTCTTTTAAAACTGAAAGAAAGCTATGTAGCTGGTCACCTCAAACTTTTGGGTGTTGAGTTTAGAAGTAGTTTGAATATGTCAAGGTTTTAATTGTTCTACATTTCTAtctattttattcaatttttaattCGGTGTTACAGCTAAAATTTCTAATCACATTTGATTGTGCAAACAAATTTTACATCCaagcatgcatttaattatttcATTCATCCTTATTACAATTATAAAATGGTTAaataacttttataaaatacatgttatttTACTTTAGTTCTTGTAATTACTTTTCTTTTGATTCACTAAAATCTATTAACCTTTTAGTAGCTTGGAAATTAGAGACTTATAAAATATggtcaaaaataattaaaataacaaaaggatTATTGAAAttctattaattaatattaatatatttgttAATTCAACTATGTTaggtgtacactaaaattaactactaaaattaGTTTCTAGTATAAAATAGACATTAAAATACAGAATAGTgagaatacacattaaaaataaattaaactatatatataccTATAGAAAAATACataatgattaattttagtgtataaattaaataatatttttgttgttAACTAGAAGACATTGGAGAGTTGTATATTAATAAGCTGGTTTCGCTTCTTTGCTTCAAATTGATGCTTCTTCGGTTCTTCCTACTCCTTGAATTTGAAAAATTCAATGACATTTAAAAGACTCAAAATGCATAATCATGTACATGAACTTGCAAATTAAGAATGAAGAAGTAATTGGCCTCTGACAAATTCAACTATCTAAAAGTTTTCAAGTACTTGAGATTAATATAGATCATTCAAGTTGAAAGATTTACCTGATTGACTTTACAGAGCTACTAAATTGCGCTATTTGAGAATATGGGGAGGAAGAATGGAATCATTTTCCACATGCTTTCCAAGTGATTCTCTTGAAGAACTTCATATCATTTCTTGTAGACTCTTGTCATTTCTTCCCAACAACATGGACCAATTCCATATATAATCTTCAATTCTCAGAGATAGATGATTGTCCTAATTAGATTAGATAAACTTATCATGTTAGACCTAATTAGGACGGTTAGGTGTATGATGTAGCTAGTGCGGTGTCATTTAAGTAAATTTTGACGCTATCAGCAATGAAAACGATAAAAAGACTAATGTGACtaacttaaattttttgaatgacaaatttgattaaaaaaatatttcaaaaaccaatttaGAGAACAAATGTTTTTTTAGAAACGAATTTGATCATTTAATCATTGACAATTCTTACACGCACTTACTTGTTTACGGCTATATTTACTATTTCATATATCATCTCTTGTAGCTAGGAGTGTACTCTTGAATTTTTGCAGATTGATGGGCAAGACCAGAATGATAAAgatgaagatggaggagatgtaaTCAAGATCAATATGAAGAGAATAAAAGGAAATAAAAGCATTATCTTTATGTGTAGTGTCTTTGTCTAATGATTATgttttaattgctttgatttgaGTACAATTCATGTTTTTAGCTACAAAACTTTGTCCTTTATATAATGTTCGCATTATTATTTAAGACTGAAGTAAAGCTATGTATGTGGCCATCTCAGACTTGAGTGTGTATGTTGAGTTTGGAAACTATGAATAATATTTTAAGTTTGAATTGTTCTTAATGTTACTATAGATTAACTCGATTTTTAATTGGATTTTGTAGTTTAAAAAATTTCCGAGGTTTTAATTGCATAGAGAATTTAATACTATTCAAGGATCTTATTTCGTTCATCCTttttaagaattaaaaaaaaatagtcttGTATGAAATATTTTAGACTTAACtaagtttttagtttttatgaaaatatattattttggttGGGTTCCTatcatttttaactaaaactaaaaaattCAATGACATTTAAAAGACTCAAAATGCATAATCATGTACATGAACTTGCAAATTAACAATGAAGAAGTAATTGGCCTCTGAAAAATTCAACTATCTAAAAGTTTTCAAGTACTTGAGATTAATATGGATCATTCAAGTTGAAAGATTTACCTGATTGACTTTACAGAGCTACTAAATTGCGCTATTTGAGAATATGGGGAGGAAGAATGGAATCATTTTCCACATGCTTTCCAAGTGATTCTCTTGAAGAACTTCATATCATTTCTTGTAGACTCTTGTCATTTCTTCCCAACAACATGGACCAATTCCATATATAATCTTCAATTCTCAGAGATAGATGATTGTCCTAATTAGATTAGATAAACTTATCATGTTAGACCTAATTAGGACGGTTAGGTGTATGATGTAGCTAGTGCGGTGTCATTTAAGTAAATTTTGACGCTATCAGCAATGAAAACGATAAAAAGACTAATGTGACtaacttaaattttttgaatgacaaatttgattaaaaaaatatttcaaaaaccaatttaGAGAACAAATGTTTTTTTAGAGACGAATTTGATCATTTAGTCATTGACAATTCTTACACGCACTTACTTGTTTACGGCTATATTTACTATTTCATATATCATCTCTTGTAGCTAGGAGTGTACTCTTGAATTTTTGCAGATTGATGGGCAAGACCAGAATGATAAAgatgaagatggaggagatgtaaTCAAGATCAATATGAAGAGAATAAAGGGAAATAAAAGCATTATCTTTATGTGTAGTGTCTTTGTCTAATGATTCTGTTTTAATTGTTTTGATTTGAGTACAATTCATGTTTTTAGCTACAAAACTTTGTCCTTTATATAATGTTCGCATTATTATTTAAGACTGAAGTAAAGCTATGTATGTGGCCATCTCAGACTTGAGTGTGTATGTTGAGTTTGGAAACTATGAATAATATTTAAGTTTGAATTGTTTTGAATGTTACTATAGATTAATTCGATGTTTAATTGGATTTTGTAGTTTAAAAAATTTCCGAGGTTTTGATTGCATAGAGAATTTAATACTACTCAAGGATGTTATTTCGTTCATCctttaagaatttaaaaaaaaaaaaaatagtcttgTATGAAATATTTTAGGCTTAACtaagtttttagtttttatgaaaatatattattttggttGGGTTCCTataatttttaactaaaattaGAAGATTTATTTTGGTCATTATTGTTCTCATCCGTTTTTGATAAATAATGATGTAACATATTAAATACTGGCATAACAAATTGAAATATTAGCCTTGACTTTAGTATTTGGGATTTTGTCCAATATAAGTTAAGAAACGTTTTAAGAATATTGATGTTTTAGTAATTTTATCCAttgattataaaatatataaatatagttgaaattaattattaaaattactgaaatattaatatttttaaaatatttaaaaaaaattaaatagtaaatacataataccaaaaagataaattgatCATAACTATAAAAACAATAAACAACAAATCTAGAACAAATATGTCAGAAAGTCCAACAGTTaccatatttaaaaattaaatacaaccaaaaataaaaaatttatttagcattaaaatttaaaattaatagaataataCAACCATAAATTAAAAGTGCAGCATAATTTCAAGACCTAAAAAAATACAAGGTAGAACTTGTGAGAAATGATGTGTCCATAATTTTTTATActccttttttatatttttttatggtataaaagatttttttttttttaacttttccgATTGTTCATATCACATTGGTCAAATTCTTTCTTTTGGAGGGTGcgtaaattgaatttttttaaataataaaaattaaattttaaatttttaagttaTAAAAATTATGATATTATATTATAatactattaaaaaaaaaacataaactgATAAAAAATATACACAAACAATTAtatctaacaataataataattattagtaATTCATACTAGTATATATAATTTGGATTCTACGATAATTATTATTATGGTGATTAtatattgttaaaattaaaattatatatgtaacaccgtaatattcaaatccttatactcgagtcataagttaataataataagGTGGTATAACTCTCAAGGGGAAATTTTTACACATAATTACAAAtaaaattgaaaggagtattaatcaagaagcttgaaaagagtaaaaataaaatcgcgaattCGTAGCGCTCACGTATCGACAAAAAGAAggtaaaaataaaatcatatcaTTATTCCATCTCAACAAGAACAGTCCTCAGCGTCaatcgacaccagcatgagggacctctcagttgtacaaacacaaacaatacaggcaagtaatacaaattaaggtacaagtagaacaagtagcacataattaGGTAACacagcatatatgatatagcaatccaaaacaaataggcaaacccaaacaattcaaacatatgcaaatgatgtatgcctgccctattactgatgatatcatctgtcggttatatagccaacccgatacgtcctggtagctaaccatggacagaaacacccatgcgGAGCAAGTGGGCTTGAGCTACAACCCCTTTGCTACTACCCGTTTAACCCAGAATCAGTGCaacaaccactactgcggctactatccaggcgggtgtttaaaagctcaacctggagcgagtggaatcaccactactgcgtctactacccaggcgtcacaatctctgacctggagctaGTGAGTCGAACCACAActcttgctactgcccaggatctcgaaacatacattcattcagtttaaaatcaatcatcattattatcaaatctcaaacattaacctggagcaagcgggacaaaccacgacccttgctactacccaggtatcacaaatacacattcattcatagtcactcttcattattaccaattcttaaacaatgacccggagcaagcgggacgaaccacaaccattgctactacccaggtatcacagacATACGTTCATTCAAAActtcataattaaactcatttatcataattctccttccccatctcatacccgaagcaagtggacaatgccactgcctactacctgggcacagtctctctattgcgccttattaccattagagggaattcgtgccctgtcaccattagatgGTATCTGTGCtgtgtcaccattagagggtatcggtgccctgtcacccttacaaccagagagaaaacacaagcatattcacattcaacattttccatcattattcatttaccatattcattcattaaccatatatgcatctccggcatactcgccacatgttcaagcttcctcaatcaatcataatcatttaatcattagTCATATACGtatacatactcagccataattcaatgcTTATcgcagccatccggctcataacatacacAACACTTTCACCATcatcctcagcaactcatacaatcatcatttctcatcattcatcattgattctcactttacttcatccacaagttaccacatgtcctaacttcttttcattactaggcatactataaaaatttaggaCTAAAAcgataaaaatagaggtttagaagtctgaaattcggctttaaaaactcaaaaaataattttttggtgAAAACggggtcatgcgtgcgcgtcgctcacgcgcacgcgtgggtagcGGAGAAAAGCAGGTGACACATAAGCGTTGCCCATGCACACGCGTGGGAAGTAGAGAGGtagggtgacgcgtacgcatcagccacgcgtatgcatggatgcgttttgtgctcctcgcacaaaatcGGCATgctaccatcacaactctctggaatttataCCACGCACCTGAATCAATACAGCGACGCATACGCATCAGCCAGGCGCACGCGTGAGAGAGTAAAAATTGTGAGTGACACGTGCACATCGAATTACGTTTTactaaaaattttactaagtttaaaaagctgcagaatttcattTTCAAACCTCAAACTTCCGCCACatataacttcttctacaaaattcctttttcaaccatgtctgaaccgttggaaagatcgttgaatgaactttcataaaaattcagattttgaagAATTCCTAACTTCGACAGCCGAGTTACGGACCagcgaagttggtcaaaaataagtttttaccCAAAAACAGAAATCACTAATTattccaatgttcacaagccaaattcatttccactcatccaaatgaccacaatcCAACCACATTCACaaaattacactcaaccaaaaccaaatctacctcatctacacaatttAATTCAATAGCGTCACATTCCACTCCTAAATTCCTAATTTCTTATTATTCCACATTCCTCCATTTATTCACACACTCAATATTCaatatccattcaatctcatatgacatcacacaatacacacatcacttaccttccttacctctttccggcctccggcccaagattcacggcctccggcccaaattcacaatttaaatgcatattccacaaaccaatattcattatccaattcgtcaaattctcaacacaccaaatatacaaattcacacaattctcaatccaatcattaatttaccttacatatcaactatacatattagtaccaaccatttatacaatccaaacttaatcctaggggcatctaaccTAGGAATTATCATCACACcatacggtacttaaatgaaacttaaaccgtacctcttgtagccaaaataattgagcttcttcttgggagtctccaccaacccttaactccaagcctcaccaaagccccacaagcaatatcaatcttccaattgtgcaccaaaatcacccaatactcttacataatcaattttcacaGTTATAATCAACTTAGGGTTtatgaaattgataaatcacaagggttagagggttccttaccttaacccacaaaattggttgatggaactcaccaatggctcatactagagcactcctaaacaaccaaaatcataaaattagtCAACACCCATAACCAAACTTGAATTTAAGGAGGAAAACAAAAACTGGGCAGAGAACAGTGAGTTCTCACcataaaacttagatagaattgtagagaatGAGAGGAGCGACACGTGGctgtaaacggctcgtcaatcagaatttcggagagaaagttatggtgatttaaaGTTTGATGAagttaggattttctctcttcttcctctcttctccatttcAGCGCCCCACACCCTTTCTTTAGGgttaatgagctgaaatgctcataactaatgtttatatatgttgggtcttggtcttgggcccacttggatccggttcacttggtttaattcgttggcccaatttttgtccaaaacctttaagattagagttttaaatcgtattttaaatatttttatcttctcaagttataaattcttatttcttaaaatcattcacttctaattaattttctcagccacAGTACCGGACAGATCGCAGTCGATACTGCCAGTCAAATTTTCAGTGCAcatttttaaattatcaaattctgattgctaaattttctaaccatattcgctcctatttaatttattatttaattaattacggtttgaccaggttttacattctaccccctaATAGAAATTTTCACCCTCAAAAATTCCATCCGCCACCACGAGTACATGAGCGTACTCTGCCTTTATATTCAATGCATAGTAGTTCCAAGGTCTTTTTACTCAGTGCGCTTCCGTTGCCGCGCTCTGATTCCTTTATCTCCGAGGATCTCGATCATTCGTCCAACGCCGACCAACAGCCTCGTTCATTATTTTCATCATCTCATCAACTCACAtcttattaaatctcaaatcatgtcatcaataatatCACCGTCATCATTAATCATAGTCATCATCCCACATCGCTAtaatcaaccaaaaatcatcaccaTGCCTTAATTAtactccatccttatcctttctcTCTCTGtcaagccaattaccactaatcacagctcaacACCAAGCATAACCTCCAGACTTACTTTCTTATTCCCAAACCctcaaatttatatataaattgctGTTTTAAAGTCTTTGACTAATTAATCAAAACCCTCTTCGTTTTTAGAAATCAAATAAGTTTGAAATAacaagttaacaaaatcataagaatCTGATCTtctttaataatctataaaagcattcgaaacacatctcttttgttaaagttactcaaaaaaaatcattttcaacaCCATAACCACCACTCTTTCAAATTCTTGggaaaatttcgacagcacctctCCTAAAAACTGAAGTTTGCCACCCGTCACAGGTCCCCTCTTTTCAATCTCAACTCAATCAAAACCAACATTTCAAATCAACGTTTCTAAATCCATCATTTAGGACCATTCCTTATgtatttaaatcaaaggaaactaaAAGTTACGGATTCAATCCGTTTCACCAAAAATTCAGAAATCAACCAATTAAATAACAAACACAACATATTAATCTCAACAATCGTTTAATCACAGGCATTTAAACAGATGATATTGAAGTGTCAAAGAATTTTGATGCACTAATGTGGGTGTGTGTGTCTTGACTCATTTGTTGTTAAGAGGATAATATTCCAAATTGTTGAAGTTGCCTCAAAACCAGATAGAGTTGAACAAAATTCTAGTTTGGATGCTTTGAAATCTCTTCTTGATCAGAAATTACATGGTAAGAGGTTCTTGCTCGTGCTAGACGATGTCTGGAATGAAAATCTCTCTGAATGTTAAGTATTGAGAGACTACCTATTCACAGCGAGCAGCGATAAAGAATCGAAAGGCAGCAAAATCATGGTGACTACTCGTAGCAAAAATGTTGCCTCTATTATGGGAAGCAATCTTCAATTTGAGTTGAAACCAtttgacaaaggtgagtgttggAAACTATTTGTGAAATTTTCAT from Arachis ipaensis cultivar K30076 chromosome B02, Araip1.1, whole genome shotgun sequence harbors:
- the LOC110269138 gene encoding disease resistance protein RGA2-like; the encoded protein is MADVVSGVASTLLGNLATKSFQEIALACGLKDDVKKFESSLRIIKAYLIDAENKQAKNHSIDEWLKQLREAFDEAGDILDEIEYEAKLNEVVKMYGSICTKVRRFFSYTSNPLAFRIRMAHKIKDMKQKMDEKIREGRDLGIVEQYVNTPTLEHNLPWRETASSLSSRVCGRLEEKEEIIKSLMTQKSEANSIDVISIVGIGGLGKTTLAQMVYNDISVNEHFDPLIWVCVSDDFDVKKLIQRIIHVASKGENFVDANSSLEYMISLLKRTLCGKKFLLVLDDVWNEIHSKWNELRNHLLGVGGDKGSKIIVTTRSRNVVDIVGSNLVIKLEGLPENECWRLFTKCAFQEEKEEEKYPRLKQIGEQIVKKCKGVPLAITTLGCLLRSKSHDENEWRKIRDSEVWNLNQEESDILPSLKLSYNHLPPEVKQCFSYCSCFPKDYEYDGIELIMFWMAHGLLQPSREEEDAEDIGELYLKKLVSTSLLQIDEVYSFLFPKIGNLMAFKNLKMHDLVHDLAKLTMKESSRTRTVVQEGQQEASIEWTSEKFNYLRVLHLTKDMELSSFPDDCFATMKKHLRYLFLGNCPSLKKLPDSICKLQSLQSLGLHCDSLQELPKNMNKLIYLQYLLLMGIKITSLSSMNIGRFQQLKFLYLFNCSRLVSVPSAVGRLTTLKKLVFLWCEELVNFEDEEEEGKQHVQVNNLNLQLFSIAGSKKLNALPKWLERATKLQYLSISITGIKSLPTRLSMTSLEQLYIDRCEEMSSLPNMDQTHHLQYLKIYYCPELYERYNEETGPDWLKIAHIPQCEIISLKEQIEKIIDMNRKSLIKLRNQARVDTTTNSQS